The segment GGGTCGCTCCGCGATCAGATGGCGATGGCATCAGGCCATCCCAGGAGGTAGCCACCAGCATGGCTAGGCAGAAATTCGAGCGGACAAAGCCACACGTGAATATCGGCACGATCGGTCACGTGGATCACGGGAAGACGACGCTGACGGCGGCCATCACGATGTGCTTG is part of the Armatimonadia bacterium genome and harbors:
- a CDS encoding GTP-binding protein, which produces MARQKFERTKPHVNIGTIGHVDHGKTTLTAAITMCL